The Linepithema humile isolate Giens D197 chromosome 2, Lhum_UNIL_v1.0, whole genome shotgun sequence genome has a segment encoding these proteins:
- the LOC105668859 gene encoding facilitated trehalose transporter Tret1-like isoform X2: MRGTTDPLIGVLKESGSKGEIVTQASSFQEKYHDGKRTQWRQWLACISATLSMVAVGTVYGWTTTSLSRLTSGASDIPVKITDDESSWIVSLTVIGSMIGPFLGASLADRYGRKRCLLFASCFFIIGWTIVFFAQSVAALYISRVILGIGVGISYTTNPMYVSEVADVGIRGALGTLIAVNVFTGSLLTCSIGPWVSYRVLAAILLAVPILFVACFCWFPETPAFLAARGRKAEATRSLAFFKGIRDREEARRELEHALRSVFIEDVCDNTPVTGPGARTEPVKRSWMAKLKLMMLPSNARALGIILGLVAAQQLSGNFSTMQYLEVLFKRAATGIDSNLATILVLAVGLVAGGLSTATVEGAGRRPLLVASTLGSSVTLAILAIYLMLDGRGVDVSAANLLPVIDVIAFQVAFQIGLGTLPSALIGEMFPTEVKAFAGAVITIFDGLLGFAVSKLYQVIGDSLGADTVYYFFAVSCLLAFVMVIFVVPETKGRTFREIQELLAGNSEKKAEIGDGSQDQSNIA; encoded by the coding sequence CAACTCTGTCCATGGTGGCTGTCGGTACCGTTTACGGATGGACCACCACGTCGCTCTCGCGACTCACATCCGGCGCCAGCGATATACCTGTCAAAATAACCGACGACGAGAGTTCGTGGATCGTATCGCTGACGGTAATCGGTTCCATGATCGGTCCGTTCCTCGGCGCGAGCCTCGCCGATCGATACGGCCGTAAGAGATGTCTTCTGTTCGCCAGCTGCTTCTTCATCATCGGTTGGACCATCGTGTTCTTCGCGCAGAGCGTCGCGGCCCTCTACATCTCCAGAGTGATCCTCGGCATCGGCGTGGGCATCTCATACACGACGAATCCGATGTACGTGTCGGAGGTCGCTGATGTCGGAATCAGGGGCGCCCTCGGCACATTAATCGCCGTGAATGTGTTCACCGGCTCCCTACTGACCTGCAGCATCGGTCCCTGGGTGTCTTATCGAGTCTTGGCAGCCATCCTCCTCGCGGTGCCCATCCTCTTCGTGGCATGCTTCTGTTGGTTTCCCGAGACGCCCGCTTTCCTCGCTGCCAGAGGTCGCAAAGCGGAAGCCACCAGATCCTTGGCGTTCTTCAAGGGAATTCGCGATCGCGAAGAAGCGAGAAGAGAACTCGAGCACGCGCTGCGCAGCGTTTTTATCGAAGACGTTTGTGACAACACCCCGGTAACCGGACCCGGAGCTAGAACCGAGCCGGTCAAACGTAGCTGGATGGCTAAACTAAAATTGATGATGTTACCTAGTAACGCCCGTGCCCTCGGCATCATACTCGGCCTGGTAGCAGCGCAGCAGCTCAGCGGAAATTTCAGTACTATGCAATATCTCGAAGTGCTCTTCAAAAGAGCGGCCACCGGCATCGATTCCAATCTGGCTACGATACTCGTGCTGGCTGTCGGCCTCGTCGCGGGCGGATTATCAACCGCGACCGTCGAGGGCGCGGGTAGACGCCCTCTGCTGGTCGCTTCCACTCTCGGATCTTCCGTTACTCTGGCGATCCTGGCGATATATCTCATGTTGGACGGCAGAGGCGTCGATGTGTCCGCGGCGAATCTTCTTCCGGTCATCGACGTGATCGCCTTTCAAGTGGCCTTCCAGATCGGATTGGGCACGTTGCCAAGCGCGCTCATCGGCGAAATGTTCCCCACGGAAGTGAAGGCGTTCGCCGGCGCAGTCATCACTATCTTCGACGGTTTGCTCGGTTTTGCTGTCTCCAAGCTATATCAAGTAATCGGTGACTCGTTAGGTGCCGACACTGTCTACTACTTCTTCGCGGTGTCGTGCTTGCTGGCATTCGTGATGGTAATATTCGTCGTGCCCGAGACGAAGGGCCGGACGTTCCGTGAGATTCAGGAACTTCTCGCGGGAAATAGCGAGAAGAAGGCGGAGATTGGTGATGGTTCGCAGGATCAGAGTAACATAGCGTGA
- the LOC105668859 gene encoding facilitated trehalose transporter Tret1-like isoform X4 produces MVAVGTVYGWTTTSLSRLTSGASDIPVKITDDESSWIVSLTVIGSMIGPFLGASLADRYGRKRCLLFASCFFIIGWTIVFFAQSVAALYISRVILGIGVGISYTTNPMYVSEVADVGIRGALGTLIAVNVFTGSLLTCSIGPWVSYRVLAAILLAVPILFVACFCWFPETPAFLAARGRKAEATRSLAFFKGIRDREEARRELEHALRSVFIEDVCDNTPVTGPGARTEPVKRSWMAKLKLMMLPSNARALGIILGLVAAQQLSGNFSTMQYLEVLFKRAATGIDSNLATILVLAVGLVAGGLSTATVEGAGRRPLLVASTLGSSVTLAILAIYLMLDGRGVDVSAANLLPVIDVIAFQVAFQIGLGTLPSALIGEMFPTEVKAFAGAVITIFDGLLGFAVSKLYQVIGDSLGADTVYYFFAVSCLLAFVMVIFVVPETKGRTFREIQELLAGNSEKKAEIGDGSQDQSNIA; encoded by the coding sequence ATGGTGGCTGTCGGTACCGTTTACGGATGGACCACCACGTCGCTCTCGCGACTCACATCCGGCGCCAGCGATATACCTGTCAAAATAACCGACGACGAGAGTTCGTGGATCGTATCGCTGACGGTAATCGGTTCCATGATCGGTCCGTTCCTCGGCGCGAGCCTCGCCGATCGATACGGCCGTAAGAGATGTCTTCTGTTCGCCAGCTGCTTCTTCATCATCGGTTGGACCATCGTGTTCTTCGCGCAGAGCGTCGCGGCCCTCTACATCTCCAGAGTGATCCTCGGCATCGGCGTGGGCATCTCATACACGACGAATCCGATGTACGTGTCGGAGGTCGCTGATGTCGGAATCAGGGGCGCCCTCGGCACATTAATCGCCGTGAATGTGTTCACCGGCTCCCTACTGACCTGCAGCATCGGTCCCTGGGTGTCTTATCGAGTCTTGGCAGCCATCCTCCTCGCGGTGCCCATCCTCTTCGTGGCATGCTTCTGTTGGTTTCCCGAGACGCCCGCTTTCCTCGCTGCCAGAGGTCGCAAAGCGGAAGCCACCAGATCCTTGGCGTTCTTCAAGGGAATTCGCGATCGCGAAGAAGCGAGAAGAGAACTCGAGCACGCGCTGCGCAGCGTTTTTATCGAAGACGTTTGTGACAACACCCCGGTAACCGGACCCGGAGCTAGAACCGAGCCGGTCAAACGTAGCTGGATGGCTAAACTAAAATTGATGATGTTACCTAGTAACGCCCGTGCCCTCGGCATCATACTCGGCCTGGTAGCAGCGCAGCAGCTCAGCGGAAATTTCAGTACTATGCAATATCTCGAAGTGCTCTTCAAAAGAGCGGCCACCGGCATCGATTCCAATCTGGCTACGATACTCGTGCTGGCTGTCGGCCTCGTCGCGGGCGGATTATCAACCGCGACCGTCGAGGGCGCGGGTAGACGCCCTCTGCTGGTCGCTTCCACTCTCGGATCTTCCGTTACTCTGGCGATCCTGGCGATATATCTCATGTTGGACGGCAGAGGCGTCGATGTGTCCGCGGCGAATCTTCTTCCGGTCATCGACGTGATCGCCTTTCAAGTGGCCTTCCAGATCGGATTGGGCACGTTGCCAAGCGCGCTCATCGGCGAAATGTTCCCCACGGAAGTGAAGGCGTTCGCCGGCGCAGTCATCACTATCTTCGACGGTTTGCTCGGTTTTGCTGTCTCCAAGCTATATCAAGTAATCGGTGACTCGTTAGGTGCCGACACTGTCTACTACTTCTTCGCGGTGTCGTGCTTGCTGGCATTCGTGATGGTAATATTCGTCGTGCCCGAGACGAAGGGCCGGACGTTCCGTGAGATTCAGGAACTTCTCGCGGGAAATAGCGAGAAGAAGGCGGAGATTGGTGATGGTTCGCAGGATCAGAGTAACATAGCGTGA
- the LOC105668859 gene encoding facilitated trehalose transporter Tret1-like isoform X3 has protein sequence MAATADIGVLKESGSKGEIVTQASSFQEKYHDGKRTQWRQWLACISATLSMVAVGTVYGWTTTSLSRLTSGASDIPVKITDDESSWIVSLTVIGSMIGPFLGASLADRYGRKRCLLFASCFFIIGWTIVFFAQSVAALYISRVILGIGVGISYTTNPMYVSEVADVGIRGALGTLIAVNVFTGSLLTCSIGPWVSYRVLAAILLAVPILFVACFCWFPETPAFLAARGRKAEATRSLAFFKGIRDREEARRELEHALRSVFIEDVCDNTPVTGPGARTEPVKRSWMAKLKLMMLPSNARALGIILGLVAAQQLSGNFSTMQYLEVLFKRAATGIDSNLATILVLAVGLVAGGLSTATVEGAGRRPLLVASTLGSSVTLAILAIYLMLDGRGVDVSAANLLPVIDVIAFQVAFQIGLGTLPSALIGEMFPTEVKAFAGAVITIFDGLLGFAVSKLYQVIGDSLGADTVYYFFAVSCLLAFVMVIFVVPETKGRTFREIQELLAGNSEKKAEIGDGSQDQSNIA, from the coding sequence CAACTCTGTCCATGGTGGCTGTCGGTACCGTTTACGGATGGACCACCACGTCGCTCTCGCGACTCACATCCGGCGCCAGCGATATACCTGTCAAAATAACCGACGACGAGAGTTCGTGGATCGTATCGCTGACGGTAATCGGTTCCATGATCGGTCCGTTCCTCGGCGCGAGCCTCGCCGATCGATACGGCCGTAAGAGATGTCTTCTGTTCGCCAGCTGCTTCTTCATCATCGGTTGGACCATCGTGTTCTTCGCGCAGAGCGTCGCGGCCCTCTACATCTCCAGAGTGATCCTCGGCATCGGCGTGGGCATCTCATACACGACGAATCCGATGTACGTGTCGGAGGTCGCTGATGTCGGAATCAGGGGCGCCCTCGGCACATTAATCGCCGTGAATGTGTTCACCGGCTCCCTACTGACCTGCAGCATCGGTCCCTGGGTGTCTTATCGAGTCTTGGCAGCCATCCTCCTCGCGGTGCCCATCCTCTTCGTGGCATGCTTCTGTTGGTTTCCCGAGACGCCCGCTTTCCTCGCTGCCAGAGGTCGCAAAGCGGAAGCCACCAGATCCTTGGCGTTCTTCAAGGGAATTCGCGATCGCGAAGAAGCGAGAAGAGAACTCGAGCACGCGCTGCGCAGCGTTTTTATCGAAGACGTTTGTGACAACACCCCGGTAACCGGACCCGGAGCTAGAACCGAGCCGGTCAAACGTAGCTGGATGGCTAAACTAAAATTGATGATGTTACCTAGTAACGCCCGTGCCCTCGGCATCATACTCGGCCTGGTAGCAGCGCAGCAGCTCAGCGGAAATTTCAGTACTATGCAATATCTCGAAGTGCTCTTCAAAAGAGCGGCCACCGGCATCGATTCCAATCTGGCTACGATACTCGTGCTGGCTGTCGGCCTCGTCGCGGGCGGATTATCAACCGCGACCGTCGAGGGCGCGGGTAGACGCCCTCTGCTGGTCGCTTCCACTCTCGGATCTTCCGTTACTCTGGCGATCCTGGCGATATATCTCATGTTGGACGGCAGAGGCGTCGATGTGTCCGCGGCGAATCTTCTTCCGGTCATCGACGTGATCGCCTTTCAAGTGGCCTTCCAGATCGGATTGGGCACGTTGCCAAGCGCGCTCATCGGCGAAATGTTCCCCACGGAAGTGAAGGCGTTCGCCGGCGCAGTCATCACTATCTTCGACGGTTTGCTCGGTTTTGCTGTCTCCAAGCTATATCAAGTAATCGGTGACTCGTTAGGTGCCGACACTGTCTACTACTTCTTCGCGGTGTCGTGCTTGCTGGCATTCGTGATGGTAATATTCGTCGTGCCCGAGACGAAGGGCCGGACGTTCCGTGAGATTCAGGAACTTCTCGCGGGAAATAGCGAGAAGAAGGCGGAGATTGGTGATGGTTCGCAGGATCAGAGTAACATAGCGTGA